The following are encoded in a window of Nocardia sp. BMG111209 genomic DNA:
- a CDS encoding helix-turn-helix domain-containing protein, whose product MREVRLPAMLKQLIDDSESHGNRRRVGEQLGVTPAALSQYINGQTTPTFDKLLAMAELFSVPLDFLVFGPDTTIGGHGGAVEYGPITRYVEAGISLVQADIAAQAAFVAKVGEILASQIDAAAKVASKRASTLNGMLDKEQALELERYSEESTIVTLDLTDDLVPVDSDVEQGVTAGNFLAVTAANLSLGRPYHYVLSPDIEDHATVIHQYRTLLLGENLTETDLRHCRFDVAQDSFYVGCCLFRLDVDGMRRHSPVLHRYLTPFITSDKRLGYVEPPGSPLHAYFLLDPERIETAVRVLHRLAPPATGS is encoded by the coding sequence CTCGGCGTCACTCCGGCTGCGTTGTCGCAGTACATCAACGGGCAGACCACTCCCACCTTCGACAAACTGCTGGCGATGGCGGAGCTGTTCAGCGTGCCGCTCGATTTCCTGGTCTTCGGCCCGGACACGACGATCGGCGGGCACGGCGGCGCCGTGGAATACGGGCCGATCACGCGCTACGTCGAAGCCGGAATCTCCTTGGTACAGGCCGATATCGCGGCGCAGGCGGCCTTCGTCGCGAAGGTGGGCGAGATCCTCGCGTCGCAGATCGACGCGGCGGCCAAGGTCGCGAGCAAACGAGCTTCGACGCTGAACGGCATGTTGGACAAGGAACAGGCCCTCGAACTGGAGCGCTACAGCGAAGAGAGCACGATCGTCACCCTGGATCTCACCGACGATCTGGTGCCGGTCGACAGCGATGTCGAGCAGGGCGTGACGGCGGGCAACTTCCTGGCGGTCACGGCCGCGAACCTGTCGCTGGGCCGTCCCTATCATTACGTGCTGTCGCCGGACATCGAAGACCACGCCACCGTCATCCACCAGTACCGCACGCTGTTACTGGGGGAGAACCTGACCGAGACCGACCTGCGACACTGCCGGTTCGACGTTGCCCAGGACAGCTTCTACGTAGGCTGTTGTCTGTTCCGCTTGGATGTCGACGGCATGCGGCGTCACAGCCCGGTGCTCCACCGCTACCTCACACCGTTCATAACCAGCGACAAACGCCTCGGCTACGTCGAACCGCCAGGATCCCCGCTGCACGCGTACTTCCTGCTCGACCCCGAACGGATCGAGACCGCCGTGCGGGTGCTCCACCGACTGGCGCCGCCCGCCACCGGCAGCTGA